From Candidatus Neomarinimicrobiota bacterium, the proteins below share one genomic window:
- a CDS encoding isoprenylcysteine carboxylmethyltransferase family protein: MNIQKMKEAVRIVLMLTVVIFVIPFLPLLISRRWNWWEAWVFAGIFILGFIVSRILVAQRTPDLISERAHFQALSNVKSWDKILAPLVGVGSGIIPAVAGFEALYGPNVTFGMPVKIMALILIVSGYVLGSYAMYINRFFSGYVRIQSDRGHTVISEGPYRWIRHPGYTGSVMSFLAIPLFLDSIWAFVPALAISLVLIIRTRLEDYTLQEELTGYKEYAEKVRYRLFPKIW; this comes from the coding sequence ATGAATATACAAAAAATGAAAGAAGCTGTACGAATTGTCCTGATGCTGACAGTTGTCATCTTTGTGATTCCTTTTTTACCCCTGCTCATCAGCAGGCGTTGGAATTGGTGGGAAGCGTGGGTTTTTGCAGGTATTTTTATTCTGGGCTTCATCGTCAGTCGAATTCTTGTTGCACAACGGACCCCCGATCTTATTTCTGAAAGAGCTCATTTTCAGGCTTTATCCAATGTTAAATCATGGGATAAAATTTTGGCTCCTCTGGTAGGTGTCGGTTCGGGTATCATACCTGCAGTAGCCGGTTTTGAGGCTCTATACGGACCCAACGTGACTTTTGGCATGCCGGTGAAAATCATGGCTCTTATCCTGATTGTATCAGGATATGTTTTAGGAAGCTATGCCATGTATATCAACCGTTTTTTCTCCGGGTATGTACGCATTCAATCCGACAGGGGACATACCGTCATCTCTGAAGGTCCCTACCGGTGGATCCGGCATCCAGGGTACACGGGATCTGTAATGAGTTTCCTTGCAATCCCCCTTTTTCTGGATTCAATATGGGCTTTTGTACCTGCCCTGGCCATCTCTCTGGTACTTATTATCCGGACCCGGCTCGAAGATTATACCCTTCAAGAGGAATTGACCGGTTATAAAGAATATGCTGAAAAAGTCCGGTACAGACTCTTTCCAAAAATCTGGTAA
- a CDS encoding transposase, with protein MGFDWQRYHRKSIRLRGYDYTAKGAYFITICTKNRACLLGEKRNNIIGVNHAGMMVTKWYYKLEEKFSDIQCDAFICMPDHIHFIIINNVVSSVGADPCVCPHIDKWGERTGVNEKNIGKWGERTGVNEKNIGKWGEHTGSPLHRVIQWFKTMSTNDYIKNVKINNWIPFDGKLWQRNYYEHIIRNQYALENIRRYIINNPMRMDKNRRSNRMSSGRLK; from the coding sequence ATGGGTTTTGATTGGCAGAGGTATCATCGAAAATCTATTCGGTTAAGAGGGTATGATTATACCGCTAAAGGTGCATATTTTATCACCATATGTACAAAAAATCGGGCATGTTTGTTGGGGGAGAAGAGAAACAATATAATTGGTGTAAATCATGCCGGGATGATGGTTACAAAATGGTATTATAAATTGGAAGAAAAATTTTCCGATATTCAATGTGATGCATTTATTTGTATGCCCGATCATATTCATTTTATCATTATTAATAATGTTGTATCCTCTGTAGGGGCAGACCCATGTGTCTGCCCCCATATTGATAAATGGGGCGAACGCACGGGTGTAAATGAAAAAAATATTGGCAAATGGGGCGAACGCACGGGTGTAAATGAAAAAAATATCGGCAAATGGGGCGAACACACAGGTTCGCCCCTACATCGCGTTATTCAATGGTTTAAAACGATGTCAACCAATGATTATATTAAAAATGTAAAAATTAATAATTGGATCCCGTTTGATGGAAAATTATGGCAACGCAATTATTACGAACACATCATCCGAAATCAATATGCCCTGGAAAATATCCGCAGATATATTATCAATAATCCCATGAGAATGGATAAAAACCGGAGATCAAATCGAATGTCATCAGGCAGGTTGAAATGA
- a CDS encoding TonB-dependent receptor — MKKFFLLLGFLLNAFSYLQGSNISGYVTTDETGEPLSYANIILVGTDYGAATSVHGYYVMTGIPPGSYILRVMMMGYATEEKPVRLSPGEDLRIDVPLKVSVIQGETVTVTAERTRFENKVDVSRLNLNLREIKSAPAFIESDVFRSLQLLPGISSQNDFSAALIVRGGSPDENLILLDGSEVYNPYHIGGIFSTFNADAIADAEFTAGGFTPEFGGRLSSVLEINTREGDSKNGRFFKNTSLGPYFDISHIKGEVNILSSKILLEGPLYKGSWLFSARRTYFDVLAGLYYRIKNDPQNWKYYFGDLQLKITQKLNDAHHLTYSSFGGHDVLAFTLEPSSANEVNFDWDWGNRTNSVNWRWVPNAMVYNEFILSRTDYLFDVDLSFMQMDSAGRKAETRILVNNGVYDLTFQDNLTLFAGPSHQIKSGISLKFLEMDLDFNLDGSSLIRIGNKPYILETYLQDQWKINVRLTLQGGIRLSKYELHDPVYFQPRFGFKYNLTENCKFKFSTGRYHQFIFTTNDDNEILRVVDFWEPVPADLPAQESLHTIAGLEQWLGEGFTFSIEGYYKAYPSVLDGNPNNDPSDDSDDFIAGSGYAYGGEILLKRERGRLTGWIGYAYSRVFKEIDLNQDGTISRQDGEKFPLKYDTPHRVNILLNYRLNDKSNLSFTYVFQNGQRYTPVVAKVFHRSGFTDLLNPYGNLSTLSGETNAAAFPNYIRADLGYARNVNFWGLNGSFKIQIINVSNHFNILLYNWDHSESPSRVTALGMFPFIPSMGLEFEL, encoded by the coding sequence ATGAAAAAGTTCTTCCTGTTATTGGGATTCTTACTGAATGCCTTTTCTTATCTGCAAGGTTCCAATATCAGCGGATACGTGACGACTGACGAAACGGGCGAACCATTGAGTTATGCCAATATTATTCTTGTGGGAACGGATTACGGCGCCGCAACATCGGTCCATGGATATTATGTGATGACGGGGATTCCCCCGGGATCCTACATCCTTCGGGTGATGATGATGGGATATGCCACGGAGGAAAAACCGGTCCGATTGAGTCCCGGCGAGGATCTCCGAATCGATGTGCCCCTGAAAGTGTCTGTGATTCAGGGAGAAACGGTCACAGTCACGGCAGAACGGACCCGTTTTGAAAACAAGGTGGATGTAAGCCGTCTGAATCTGAATCTCCGGGAGATCAAATCCGCACCGGCATTTATTGAAAGTGATGTCTTCCGGAGTCTTCAACTTCTGCCGGGCATCAGTTCACAAAACGATTTCAGTGCCGCCCTGATTGTCCGTGGCGGGAGTCCGGACGAGAATCTCATCCTCCTGGATGGCAGCGAGGTGTATAACCCCTATCACATCGGCGGTATTTTCAGCACGTTCAATGCCGATGCCATTGCCGATGCCGAATTTACCGCCGGCGGTTTTACACCGGAATTCGGGGGCAGACTGAGTTCTGTTCTGGAAATCAACACACGGGAGGGTGACTCCAAAAACGGCCGTTTTTTTAAGAATACCAGCTTGGGTCCCTATTTCGATATCAGTCATATCAAGGGCGAAGTGAATATCCTCAGTTCCAAAATCCTCCTGGAAGGCCCTTTATACAAAGGAAGCTGGCTTTTCAGTGCACGGCGGACCTACTTTGACGTGCTGGCCGGACTTTATTACCGGATTAAAAACGATCCCCAGAACTGGAAGTACTATTTCGGAGATCTGCAACTTAAAATCACCCAAAAACTAAATGATGCCCATCACCTGACCTACAGCAGCTTTGGCGGACACGATGTACTGGCCTTTACACTGGAACCCAGTTCCGCCAATGAGGTTAATTTCGACTGGGACTGGGGAAACCGGACCAACAGCGTGAACTGGCGGTGGGTCCCCAATGCCATGGTGTACAATGAGTTCATTCTCAGCCGGACTGATTATCTTTTTGACGTAGACCTCTCATTCATGCAAATGGACAGCGCCGGAAGAAAAGCAGAGACTCGGATTCTGGTGAATAATGGGGTCTATGATCTTACATTCCAAGACAATCTGACCCTGTTTGCAGGTCCCTCCCATCAGATAAAATCAGGCATCAGTCTGAAATTCCTGGAGATGGATCTGGATTTCAATCTGGACGGAAGCTCCCTGATCCGGATCGGAAACAAACCCTATATCCTTGAAACCTATCTCCAGGATCAATGGAAAATCAATGTGCGACTGACATTACAGGGAGGAATCCGCCTGAGTAAATATGAGCTTCATGATCCTGTATATTTTCAGCCTCGCTTCGGTTTTAAATACAATCTGACGGAAAACTGCAAATTCAAATTCAGTACCGGCCGGTATCACCAGTTTATTTTTACCACCAACGACGATAATGAAATCCTCCGGGTCGTGGATTTCTGGGAACCGGTCCCTGCCGATTTACCGGCTCAGGAGAGTCTGCACACCATTGCAGGACTGGAACAATGGCTGGGTGAGGGATTTACTTTTTCTATAGAAGGATATTACAAAGCCTATCCTTCCGTATTGGATGGAAATCCAAATAACGATCCGTCCGACGATAGCGATGATTTCATTGCCGGGTCGGGATATGCCTATGGCGGAGAAATCCTCCTGAAACGGGAACGGGGCAGACTCACAGGCTGGATCGGTTATGCCTACTCACGGGTCTTCAAGGAGATCGATTTGAACCAGGATGGCACAATCTCCCGGCAGGACGGTGAAAAATTCCCCCTGAAATACGATACCCCTCACCGTGTCAACATCCTCCTGAATTACCGCCTGAACGACAAGAGCAATCTCTCATTTACCTATGTGTTTCAAAATGGTCAGCGATATACACCGGTCGTGGCAAAGGTCTTTCACCGAAGTGGATTTACAGATCTTTTAAACCCCTATGGAAATTTGAGTACCCTCAGCGGAGAAACAAATGCTGCTGCATTTCCCAATTATATCCGGGCGGATCTGGGATACGCACGAAATGTAAATTTTTGGGGATTAAACGGCTCTTTTAAAATCCAGATTATCAATGTGAGCAACCATTTCAATATTCTCCTCTACAACTGGGACCACAGTGAGAGTCCCAGCCGGGTTACAGCCCTGGGAATGTTTCCCTTTATTCCTTCCATGGGACTGGAGTTTGAACTATGA
- a CDS encoding MBL fold metallo-hydrolase: MKQVKIHIIYDNTSCRKDLIADWGFAAYVETDNRHILFDTGSDGRILLGNMSLMSIDPKQIDTVFISHHHFDHTGGLAAFLHENSDVQVIVPKSLRGVRRAREVIHVESEYTVDRGIFSTGELMDIEQSLVIETPAGLVVVVGCSHPGLERIISAAEFHGRIHALVGGFHGFSQYEILKDIDYVCPTHCTQHIKDIAFRYPTKYIHGGAGTQLTFPKTTGTT; encoded by the coding sequence ATGAAACAGGTAAAAATTCACATCATTTACGACAATACCAGCTGTCGGAAAGATCTGATTGCCGACTGGGGGTTTGCCGCATATGTGGAAACAGACAATCGGCACATCCTTTTCGACACCGGTTCAGATGGCCGTATTTTGCTGGGAAATATGTCACTCATGTCGATAGATCCGAAACAGATTGACACGGTTTTTATCTCCCATCACCATTTTGACCACACCGGTGGATTGGCGGCATTTTTACATGAAAATTCCGATGTGCAGGTTATCGTCCCCAAATCCCTCAGGGGTGTCCGCAGAGCCCGTGAAGTGATCCATGTTGAATCGGAATACACCGTGGACCGGGGAATTTTTTCCACAGGTGAATTAATGGATATTGAACAATCCCTGGTGATTGAAACCCCCGCCGGTTTGGTAGTTGTAGTCGGATGCTCTCATCCCGGACTGGAACGTATTATTTCTGCAGCGGAATTTCATGGACGCATTCATGCCCTGGTCGGGGGTTTTCATGGATTTTCCCAATATGAAATCCTGAAGGATATTGATTATGTATGTCCAACCCATTGCACTCAGCACATTAAAGATATCGCCTTCCGCTATCCCACAAAATATATTCATGGCGGGGCAGGTACACAGTTAACATTTCCCAAAACAACAGGAACCACGTGA
- a CDS encoding ARMT1-like domain-containing protein → MKTFLDCIPCFVNQALRAGRMVTEDEKQLKLLLDRIGCRIKDIPMDHTPPEMGLIIYDEISNITGIDDPYKEQKKLHIAEAKRLYPKLKKVLAEAEDPLLTAVRIAIAGNVIDLGMDKDFHIERDLNTILQQDFAVCDIAAFRKVLQKAENILYLGDNAGESVFDKLLIETLNKPVTYVVRGRPIINDVTKEDAIASGLHEVAEIISSGSPAPSTILPLCTPDFIRRFNEADMIISKGQGNYEGLSDSDRPVFFLLKAKCPVIARDIGVKEDDIVLKKSTVGSLQ, encoded by the coding sequence ATGAAAACTTTTCTGGATTGTATCCCCTGTTTTGTGAATCAGGCACTGCGGGCCGGACGAATGGTTACGGAAGATGAAAAGCAGCTGAAGTTGTTACTGGACCGCATCGGTTGCCGCATCAAAGATATCCCTATGGATCACACTCCACCGGAAATGGGACTGATTATTTACGATGAAATCAGCAACATCACGGGTATTGATGATCCCTATAAAGAACAGAAAAAGCTCCATATTGCCGAGGCAAAACGATTGTATCCCAAATTAAAAAAAGTACTGGCTGAAGCTGAGGATCCGTTACTGACGGCTGTGCGGATTGCCATTGCCGGAAATGTGATTGACCTGGGCATGGATAAGGATTTTCACATTGAGCGGGATCTGAATACCATCCTGCAACAGGATTTTGCCGTATGTGACATTGCAGCTTTCCGAAAAGTTTTACAGAAAGCAGAAAACATTTTATATCTGGGGGATAATGCCGGCGAATCGGTTTTTGATAAACTTTTGATTGAAACTCTTAATAAACCGGTCACCTATGTGGTTAGGGGGCGGCCCATCATCAACGACGTGACGAAGGAAGATGCCATTGCCTCCGGACTACATGAGGTTGCCGAGATTATTTCCTCTGGATCACCTGCGCCATCTACAATACTGCCATTGTGTACCCCTGATTTTATCCGACGGTTTAATGAAGCGGATATGATCATCAGTAAAGGACAGGGAAATTATGAAGGACTCTCTGATTCTGACCGGCCTGTTTTTTTCCTGTTGAAAGCGAAATGTCCTGTCATCGCCCGTGATATCGGAGTAAAGGAAGACGATATTGTATTGAAAAAGTCGACAGTCGGCAGTCTACAGTAA
- a CDS encoding MATE family efflux transporter: MKRRNKDLSQGNIKKQLINLVWPMLFGMVGMVIFNLADTYFIGRLGVQELAAISFSFPVVMFINSLSLGIGIGTSSLISRHIIVTERHAVKMMASRALLLGIMVVLIFVITGLFTIRPLFTALGAEGIILKYVSDYMHIWYLGVPFVVFPMIGNNIVRATGDTFMPGMLMLNSAIINVILDPLLIFGYGFFPRMGIQGAALATVFARGVSFVLILTVLIKREKLLTIRLGRFREILATWKKVLYVAGPAALGMLITPLSLGLITRILSGFGKEAVAAFGVASRVEMFALMVIASLGSVLIIFIGQNYSKQKFNRIFAALRYALGFSMVWGVLIFLILLLFGRNIAGVFTNDSRVVAIAASFFLIVGSSYGFQGLVMLSTASYNGLNRPYPAVFFSMLRMLILYVPLAWIGATFFALEGVFWAGFTANIIAGSTAYAFLYRCVKRIEKQIDGSCF, encoded by the coding sequence ATGAAACGACGGAATAAGGATCTCAGCCAGGGCAATATCAAAAAACAACTCATAAATCTTGTCTGGCCTATGCTATTTGGCATGGTGGGTATGGTGATTTTTAACCTGGCGGATACCTATTTCATCGGCAGGCTGGGTGTACAGGAACTGGCCGCCATCAGTTTCAGCTTTCCCGTCGTGATGTTTATTAACAGCCTTTCCCTGGGTATCGGCATCGGGACCAGTTCCCTCATATCCAGGCATATTATCGTGACAGAACGTCATGCCGTCAAAATGATGGCAAGCCGGGCACTGCTACTTGGCATTATGGTAGTGCTGATCTTTGTTATCACTGGTCTTTTCACCATCCGCCCCCTCTTTACGGCGCTGGGTGCAGAGGGCATCATTCTGAAGTATGTAAGCGACTATATGCACATCTGGTATTTGGGGGTTCCTTTTGTGGTTTTCCCCATGATCGGAAACAATATCGTCCGCGCCACCGGCGATACTTTTATGCCAGGCATGCTGATGTTGAATTCCGCCATCATCAATGTGATTCTGGATCCGCTGCTGATTTTTGGTTACGGATTTTTCCCCCGGATGGGCATTCAGGGAGCTGCCCTGGCCACGGTTTTTGCCCGGGGTGTGAGTTTTGTACTTATTCTGACAGTCCTGATCAAACGAGAAAAACTTTTGACGATCCGCCTGGGACGATTCAGAGAGATTCTGGCGACCTGGAAAAAGGTCCTGTATGTGGCGGGTCCCGCAGCTTTGGGGATGCTGATCACACCCCTGTCTCTTGGACTGATTACCCGTATTCTGTCCGGTTTTGGCAAAGAAGCCGTGGCTGCTTTCGGCGTTGCCTCCCGGGTGGAAATGTTTGCCCTGATGGTCATTGCCTCCCTGGGATCGGTGTTGATTATATTCATCGGACAAAATTACAGCAAACAAAAATTCAACCGAATCTTTGCAGCACTTCGCTACGCTTTGGGATTCTCCATGGTATGGGGAGTCCTGATTTTCCTGATTCTGTTGCTTTTCGGCCGGAACATTGCCGGGGTCTTTACCAACGATTCCCGGGTTGTTGCCATCGCTGCCAGTTTTTTTCTTATCGTGGGTTCCAGTTACGGTTTTCAGGGACTGGTCATGCTGAGTACAGCCAGTTATAACGGACTGAATCGTCCCTACCCTGCCGTCTTCTTTTCCATGTTGCGCATGCTCATTCTTTATGTGCCCCTTGCCTGGATCGGAGCAACTTTCTTTGCTTTGGAAGGAGTTTTCTGGGCCGGCTTTACGGCAAATATCATTGCAGGATCCACCGCTTATGCCTTCCTATATCGCTGTGTTAAACGAATCGAAAAGCAAATTGACGGATCATGTTTTTAA